In one window of uncultured Acetobacteroides sp. DNA:
- a CDS encoding glycoside hydrolase family 13 protein, with protein MRHIKAIVLTTILALMFLGVSAQVERIDPPYWWVGMKNGNLQLLVSGKSLASLEPRINQAGITLEKVSRFENANYLALDIAIAPDMKATTFNIEFLKNGKKTFVKPYTLKARANDTKTHQGFNSQDVVYLIMPDRFSNGDPSNDNIKGMEQLDRKALFGRHGGDIQGLINHIDYFKNLGVTSVWLNPVQENDQPVQSYHGYAITDLYRIDRRFGSNDLYFDFVRKSHDKGLKVIMDMVFNHIGTNTYFVKDLPSKDWLNYPDTKERSNFRGEVISDPHASVADREKMCNGWFDGSMADLNQCNPFVYRYLVQSSIWWIEAAGLDGIRMDTYPYPDKNAMASWIPEVMSEYPNINIVGECWLQTVPATAYWQNGGFNRDGYQSTLRSITDFPLYNNLAAAFREKTGWGEGLARLYTVLTQDNMYANPNDLLVFPDNHDLTRLYTSLGGNLDWWKQAIAFVLTTRGIPQIYYGTEYLDHNNEGGEHGYIRKDFPGGWAGDTVNVATGKGLSAKQAEAMKYMTTLLNWRKTSEAVGKGKLTQFIPDGDTYTYFKTYNGKAVMVVLNNGDARKLELKRFNEILKDFKGGRDVATGDAYSFEGGAIDLKGHNALILDLK; from the coding sequence ATGAGACATATAAAAGCGATTGTACTGACTACAATACTTGCGCTAATGTTCCTAGGCGTTTCGGCACAGGTAGAGCGCATCGATCCTCCTTACTGGTGGGTGGGGATGAAGAACGGCAACCTGCAGCTGCTGGTTAGCGGTAAATCGCTTGCAAGCCTTGAACCACGGATTAATCAGGCAGGCATTACCCTCGAAAAGGTAAGCCGATTCGAGAATGCCAACTACCTAGCTCTCGATATTGCCATTGCGCCCGATATGAAGGCAACTACCTTCAACATCGAATTTCTAAAGAATGGGAAGAAAACTTTTGTTAAGCCTTACACGCTTAAGGCGCGGGCTAACGATACTAAAACCCATCAGGGATTTAACTCGCAGGATGTTGTTTATCTGATTATGCCCGACCGCTTCTCGAATGGCGATCCATCCAACGACAACATTAAAGGAATGGAGCAGCTGGATCGTAAGGCGCTTTTTGGACGCCATGGTGGCGACATTCAGGGGCTGATTAACCATATCGACTACTTCAAGAACTTGGGGGTAACATCTGTTTGGCTAAATCCTGTTCAGGAGAACGACCAGCCAGTGCAGTCGTATCACGGCTATGCCATCACCGACCTTTACCGTATTGATCGTCGCTTTGGTAGCAATGATCTCTACTTCGATTTTGTAAGGAAATCTCACGACAAGGGGCTTAAGGTTATCATGGATATGGTGTTCAATCATATTGGCACTAACACCTACTTTGTGAAGGATCTCCCTTCTAAGGACTGGCTCAACTACCCCGATACCAAGGAGCGCTCCAACTTTCGTGGTGAGGTAATTAGCGATCCTCATGCATCTGTAGCCGACCGCGAGAAGATGTGCAACGGCTGGTTTGATGGCAGCATGGCCGACCTTAACCAGTGCAACCCTTTTGTTTACCGCTACCTTGTTCAAAGCTCCATTTGGTGGATTGAGGCTGCTGGATTGGATGGTATCCGCATGGACACCTACCCCTATCCTGATAAGAATGCCATGGCTAGCTGGATTCCTGAGGTGATGAGCGAGTATCCCAACATTAATATCGTGGGCGAATGCTGGCTGCAAACCGTACCTGCTACTGCCTACTGGCAGAACGGAGGCTTCAATAGGGATGGCTACCAGTCTACCTTGCGCTCAATTACCGATTTCCCTCTTTACAACAACCTTGCAGCTGCATTTAGGGAGAAGACTGGCTGGGGCGAAGGGCTTGCCCGCCTTTACACCGTTCTTACGCAGGATAACATGTACGCCAATCCGAACGATCTACTCGTATTCCCCGATAACCACGACTTAACCCGCCTATACACCAGCCTTGGCGGTAACCTTGATTGGTGGAAGCAGGCCATAGCCTTTGTTCTTACCACTCGTGGAATACCTCAAATCTACTACGGCACCGAGTATCTCGACCATAACAACGAGGGTGGCGAGCACGGCTATATTCGCAAGGATTTTCCTGGAGGTTGGGCTGGCGATACCGTTAACGTAGCCACGGGAAAGGGGCTTAGCGCTAAGCAAGCCGAGGCGATGAAGTACATGACCACCCTGCTAAACTGGCGCAAAACCAGCGAGGCTGTAGGGAAGGGGAAGCTAACCCAGTTTATCCCCGATGGCGATACCTACACCTACTTTAAAACCTACAACGGTAAGGCGGTGATGGTTGTCCTTAACAACGGCGATGCCCGTAAGCTGGAGCTGAAGCGCTTCAACGAAATCCTTAAGGACTTCAAGGGAGGTAGGGATGTTGCCACTGGAGATGCCTACTCGTTTGAAGGTGGAGCTATCGATCTGAAGGGGCATAACGCGCTTATCCTCGATCTGAAATAG